Within the Dolichospermum compactum NIES-806 genome, the region GGAGAAGTCGTCTGTGGTACATCTATAGTGGCTATATTACTGACTGCCGTTATTTCCTTGTCATCATCTTCTTTGTAGGAATTTGCACCATTAAGTCCATTGCCATTACTATTTAATATTGATGCAAATGCTTCTGAATCTGACAGAGTAAACATGGTCTCTGGCAGAGAATCACTGTCTGGATTTGAGGATATCTGCGCTTTTTCAAGTTCTAGCGAAGCGCCGCTGTTGGCAGTTCGCTTTTTTCTTCTCAACCACAATGGTAAAAAGGTACTTAATCCCGCAATTAGCAATAAAGGCATTAGTAAGAAAAACCTCATATTTTTGGTAATCATTGAGGGATTATCAAAGGGATTTATTAACTGTGTTTCCCCTTCAGCTTTTTTAGGTTCGGGTATAACTAATGTTTCTGGCGTTGGTATTACTAAAGAGGGACTTTGAGAAACTGAAGGGGTTGCTGTAGGAGTTTCTGAAGAGGTTACTGTAGGAATTGCTGTAGAGACGTTAGCCATAGGTACAGACATAGTTTGTATTGATCTGGCTGCAATAGCAATTGCCTCTGCTTCTTTAGCAGCTTTTATAGACTCTTCTCCTGGTTTGGCTAAAACAAAACCTAGAAAATCTCTAACTTTAGGACTGGGATTTTCTTTATAAACGTAAACAAAAGACTGGAAAAAAGGATATTTAGAATTATCTGGCAAAAGATCTTGTACTTTTAATACCCGCACATCTGGCAACTTAGAAATTTGACTTGCTAACACATAGCTAATGCCGTCATTACTTAATTCATTAATAATGTTAGGTGTGTTATCTTCCACCATTTGCACCGCATTAGTACCTGTTAATAGTTGGCCAGATTTAAATACTGAATATTCACCAAAGGAATTACGAGTATCACTATCGAAGGGACGATCTATAAATCTAATATTACCTTTAGCATTTCCCAATTGTGACCAATCTGTAATTTCTCCGCGAAAAACCTTGGCAAATTGCTCAGTAGTCAGACCATCATAGAAGGGATTATTCATACCAACAATGATGGCGATTTGTTCTCGACGCACTAGCACCTGTTTTAAACCTTGTGCTTTTTCTTCTGGAGTGAGTTTGCGACCAAGGGATGCTATATCAGCTTTACCATTTACAACCGCTTTTACGGCATCTTCATTGCCATTGATAGCAATTTCTACCTTAGTTCCCGAAAACTGGGTTTCAAAGTTTTCTTTTAAGCGTTTGTTGACAAGTAGGGAGTTACGAGAACTATCAACTTTAACTACAGTCCCATTTTCTACTTTTTCTGGTAGGGGAAAATCTGGAGTCTCATTCTTGGATTCTGCTTGGATGGGTAGGGAAATTAAGAAATTTGCTACCATTGGACTGGTAACTATAGCCACTACTAAGGCCAGTTTGATAATTACAGGATTTTTTTGTTGTTGTTGCCACATATATCTCTGATTTAGCCAATATAAATGAACTACTCGCCAATAATCAAAATATTGTTTGATTGAGCAATGCCTTATCCAAATTGGAAAAAGCCTTGATTTGTAGGTTAAACTGTTTGCTTTAGCGTTAACCAGCCATAGCATAAAATTTAAAAAATGCGTTAGGTTACGCTTTGGCTTAACCCAACCTACAGAAAATGGCTAAGGTATTGATTGAGAAGATGGGTTAATTATACAGCCTGAGTTATTTTTATCTGTAATAACACAAGTGATTAAATTAAAACAGGAGTCAGGAGGAATCAGTAGGGATTTAGCAATGCTCAACCTAAACTTGTAGAGAAGGCGAAATTAATATATGCTTTATATTTGCGCTTTGTGTTTAATTTAAATTTTATTTCAACCAAGCACTATTAAGTTAAAAGTGTGCTATAGTTGTTCCAAGATGTCCTTTGAAGCAAAGTGGCGATTACTGACTATTGAAAATGTTGACAAAACTGAAAATTTATATATAGATTTTTAAGTATTTAATTTGATAAAACAATTAAAATTTAGATAGAGTAAGTAGATGGGCGTTAAAAATTGTCGTTGGGGCAAGGGAACAGGGAACTCTTAACTGGGAACAGGAAGAGAGTTTTGAGTGATTTTACTTTTCTTCACATACCTTTAAATTTTTCTGTTCACCTACTTAAATTGCAGATTAATAACGTACAAGATATAACTGCAAAGCCAGACACCAAAACAGTTTTAATCCTTATTACTGCTCATAGTCTGTTAGAGTTATCCAAATTAAACAAAATATCCCAAAATTTGCAGCAGTGTAGGCCTCTTGATCGCTAACAAGTCCTATGACAAAATTAATGACACAACTGATTTTTCTGTTCCCCCTTTCCTATTCCTTTGCCATAACGACAATTTTGGTTCTTCGGTACTTATTATGCTAAATAATTTTGTCAACCCCTAAAATCCTGATATCGTAAGGATTTTACGTTAATTCATCGGTGAATTTGATATAAATTTGCCATCAAAAACAATGAAACCCTTTATTTATATGGGTTATGGGGTAAATAAACTCATATTTGGCATAACAGGTACGGAAGAACCATGTTGGGTTTCACTTCGTTCAACCCAAGCTACGAAAATTAAATTAATATTCTCTTTCATAAGGGGAGCGGTAGAACCGATTTTTTTAGTAAACCCTCATTAGCATAGTCTTATCGGTATGAAAGTAGTTACAGAAGTATTTATTGATCAAATAAAGCCATTAAACCCATTAGTTGATGGACTGAATGAGAAGTTAATTGATTTACCTAGTTTACATCAAATTATTGATTATTCTCCTGTAACTATTAGTCATGATAGTTATGTGATGGATGCTCTTAACTTGATGAACCAGGTTACAGTTAATCATCCAACCCAAGAAGCAAAAGACTATGTTTTGGTGGTAGAGGGTAAGAAATTACAAGGAATTTTTACAATTAAGGATGTATTGAGGGTAGTTGCTTCAAATACTAACCTATCAGCGATGAAAATGGCGGATGTGATGAATCGGCCACCAATTACCCTAAAAAAATCAGATTATGAGCATATTTTGACCGTGTTGGCACTTTTAAAGCAGCATGGTATTCAACATTTACCTATAGTAGATGATGAAGAAAACTTAATCGGTATTGTCCATGAAAAAGACTTATTACAAAGCTTAAATATAGAAAAAATAGTGGGTGTGCTTGAGGCATTACAGGAAAATTGTGCAGATTCTCATACAAAACACACAGCAATTAATCAAGAATTAGAAGTAATTCGCTGGCAAACTTATAATTATTTACAACAATGGGTGAAAGAAGAGGTTGCTGATAGTGTAGAAATTAATCTGCAACTTCAAGAAACCTTAGAAGAATTGCAAATTGCAGAAGAAGAACTGCGGCAACAAAATGAACAATTGATCTATTCTCGTGAAATTACTGAAGCAGAAAGACAGCGTTATCAAAATTTATTTGAATTTGCACCTAATGGTTATTTAGTAACTGATAGTTTAGGTATAATTCAACAGGCTAATTATGCAGCAGCATCCTTATTATCTGTACGTCAAAATCATCTGACTGGCAAGCCGTTAGTGGTGTATATTGCTGAACAAAACCGCTCTCAATTCGTATCCCAGTTAAAAAAATTGCAGCATTTACAGGAATGGGAAATAAATTTCCAGCCTCGCAAAGGTGTGTTATTTTATGCCAGTGTGAGAGTAAATCCTATATCTGATAGTGAAGGTAAGCAAACTGGGTTATTGTGGTCAATAACTGATATTAGCGATAGCAAGAAATTAGAGGCAGCCCTCCGTCAAGATAGCGATGTTTTGGAAACCAGAGTAAAAGAACGCACGGCAGAATTAGTGATTGCTAATGAGCGATTGCAACAGGAAATCGTGGAACGGGAACAGATTCAAGAGTCTTTACAAGAAAGTGAAGCTCGACTCACATTGGCATTGGAAGCAGGTAAAATTGGGATTTGGGATTGGCAGATCCAAATCAATGAAACTCTCTGGTCTCCTAATTTGGGTTTAATGTATGGTTTACCTATTGATACTTTATCTCCTAATTGTGAAGAATTTCTCAAGTTAATCTATCCTGAAGACCGTGAGCGGTTTCAAAAATGTGTGAGTGCCTCTATTGAGAAAAAAGTTGATTTTGTCTGTGAGTATCGGATAGTTGGTGGTGATAGTAGTCTAACTTGGTTGAGTTCTAGAGGAAAAGTTTACTGTAATGAAAATGGTGAACCGATGCGGATGATTGGTACTACTAGAGATATTTCTGAACGGAAGGCAACTGAACAGCAAATCTCTGAACAAGCTGCCCTTTTAGATATTGCAACTGATGCAATTTTCGTCCGTGATTTTCAAGCCCAGATTCTTTTTTGGAATCAGGGTGCAGAGAAGATATATGGGTGGAAAAGTCAGGAGGTTTTAGACAAGAATCCCAGGGATATTTTTTATGATTCAACTTCCCATGAGCAAGAGATCATTCCTCTGAAAACTGTAGTGAGATTGGGAAGTTGGCAGGGTGAATTACGCAAACGGACACAATCAAATCAACTAATTATTGTTCAAAGTCGTTGGACATTGATGTTAGATACTGATGGACAGCCTAAATCTATTCTCACGGTAGATACTGATATTACTGAGAAGAAACAACTAGAAGAGCAGTTTGCCCGCGCTCAACAAATGGAAATTCATGCTAAGAGAATGGAAAGTATTGGAACTTTAGCTGGTGGGATTGCTCACAATATCAATAATCATTTAACACCGATTTTAGGATATGCTCAATTGCTTAAAAGTAAATCTTCGTTAGATAAAGATAATTGTTTGCAAATGTTAACAACTATTGAGGCTAATGCTAAAAAAGGGGCAGCTTTGGTAAGACAACTTTTATCTTTTGCGAAGGGCGTAGAGATTCAATATACAATTATTCAGATTAGTGATTTGATTAGGGATACTATTCAGATAGCTAAGGAAACATTTTCTTTTCCCCAATCTATCACATTTTTCACCGATATCCCGCCAAAATTATGGACGGTATCTGGGGATAAGAATGAACTGGAACAAGTATTAATTAACTTAATGGTTAATGCTGGTCATGCTATGCCTAATGGTGGCAATCTGTCTATTTCTGCGGAAAATTTGTATATTAGTGAAGAGATGAGACGGATAAATCATTATGCTGCTGTGGGGAATTATATTGTGATTACCGTGGAAGATACGGGGACGGGGATGCCACCGGAAATATTAGAAAGAATATTTGAGCCATTTTTTACTACTAAGGATATTGGCAAGGGAACAGGATTAGGACTATCAACAGTGCTAGGAACGATTAAAAGTCACAAGGGTTTTATTAATGTTGATAGTGAAGTGGGGAAAGGCAGTAAATTTAAAGTATTTTTACCATCGGTAAATCAGGAAGTTATCGCTTTAGAACCGGATTATCTGGAAATGTATCCAGGACGGGGAGAGTTAATTTTGGTGGTAGATGATGAACCCCAAGTGCTGGAAGTTACGAAAAATATTTTAGAAAGTTACAATTATCAAACTATTACTGCTAAAAATGGGATGGAGGCGATCGCTATTTATGCACGGTACAAACAGCAAATTAGAGTAGTGTTGATGGATATGATGATGCCAGAAATGGATGGAAGTTCTGCTATCTCCAATTTGAAAAAAATTAATCCTCAAGTCAAAATAATTGCTTGTAGTGGACGCAATATCCAAAATATGCTGGAACCAAGTAATGAAAATCAAGTTCCTGCGATTTTATTAAAACCCTACACTAATCAAGAATTACTGGAAACATTGAGTTATGTACTCAAGGAATCAGGAGTCAGGAAGAAAGAAGAAAGAAGAAAGAAGAAAGAAGAATAAAATTACCCAATTATCAATTACCAATATTTGAGTATTTTGAACAGATTTTTGAGGATGGTAGCACTTATGCTCATAGAATTGACCGATTCATGAGACTTTTATTCTTTCCTGACAAATCTATGACACCTCAAGAGTTTTTAGTAAAGTTGGCAACAGCCGCAACAGACCCCGAAAAACTGATAGTTTTTGCAGAATACTTGGATACAACTGCTTTGGATCATGCCACAGCCCCAAGATGGAGAAGTCTTTCATATAGTAACGAAATTGAGATGGCGCTGAAAAATGTGGCTTTTCATTTAGAAGCGCTCGCTGAAGCCGAGTAATACGTAAGGGAGTTGGGGGAGCAGGGGGCAGGGGGAATATCAGGAATTATTGCCTATTACCTTATTCACCAATATATATGCCTAAAGATCGAGCGGTTTGAACTAAATCACCTTGAGGATCAACAAGAGAGGGATTTTTATCTATAACATCTTGAATGGGGAAAGTAACAACTTTGCCATTTTGCCAAGCTAACATTTGATCGTATTGATTTTGGGCAATTAAATCAATGGCAACTTTACCAAACATGGTGGCTGTGAGACGGTCTAAAGCTGAGGGAATACCTCCGCGTTGAATATGTCCTAATACAGAAACTCTGGTATCAATCAGGTGATGACTACAATTGGCAATTTTTTCGGCAATATATTGACCTTGACCACATTTAGCAGTTGTGCAAGTAGAAGGATTATTGGCATCTTCTGTACAAACAGATATACCTTCAGCAACAACTATAATGGCGAATTTTTTTTGCCACTGTTCGCGTAATTCGGTCAGATGATTACATATTCCCTGAATAGTATAGGGGACTTCGGGAATTAAAATCACATCAGCACCGCCGGCAATTCCTGAGTGTAAAGCTAGGTGTCCGGCGTTGCGTCCCATAACTTCGATAATCATCACGCGGTCATGACTAGCAGCGGTAAATATGAGTCGGTTAATGGCATCAACAATGGTATTAACTGCCGTATCAAAGCCGATTGAATGTTCTGTAAAAGCGACATCATGATCAATGGTTTTGGGAATAGCAATTAAATTCCAATGACCTAAAACTGCTAATTGATGAATAATCTCTAAACTACCATCTCCACCCACAATAATTAAAGCATCTAAAGCGATCGCCTCATAGCCCGCTAATATTTCATCAGCATGAGCTAAAGTATCCCCTTTGTTAATACTACCTAAAATCGTTCCCCCCATATTTAGCAAAGGGTCAATCCCGCGTAAATCCCAACCATGTATACTTAACGGCACTGTTTTCCGTTCTAGCAACCCTTGGGTAGCGTAAGGGATACCCACTACCTGCCAATTAAAAGTCCGTGTGGCATGACTCACAGCCGCGCGAATCACACAATTTAGACCAGGACAATCACCACCACTGGTAAGAATACCGATACGTTTTTTCATAGGTCAGGAGGTAGGGGCGCAGGGCCTGCGCCCAGTCAGGAGTCAGGACTAAGATGGTGTATAAACTCTACCCAAATCTGGATTATAAGTTTGCAAAGCTTTCATATATTGAGCGCGTTCAAAAGCACTAGGATTAGGACATTTTAACTGGCTCATGCTACCTTGCATTTGCTTGACAGATTCATATTCATGTATTTTCATCCATTCCCGGAGGTCTTTTTCTAAACACTGAATATGGTTAATACCTTCCCGTAATAATATTGAACATAACATAGTTACATTTGCGCCTACCATTAACATTTTGATCACATCATGGGCATTATGAATACCGCTAGTTGCAGCTAAACTACCCTGAATATGACCATAGAGAATGGCTATCCAGCGCAGGGGTAAACGCATAGCTTGGGGGGTACTTAAAAGTACATGAGGTTCAACTTCTAAATTTTCTAAGTTAATATCTGGTTGATAAAACCGATTAAATAATACTAATCCATCAGCCCCGGCATGATCTAAACGTTTAGCAATATTCGCAGTATTAGTAAAGTAAGGACTGAGTTTTACGGCTACAGGAATAGTAACGGCGGCTTTAACAGATGTGAGAATATCAAGATAATTTTGCTCGATATCGTGACTACTTAAATCTGGATCTGTAGGAACATAGTAAATATTTAATTCTAGTGCTGATGCTCCTGCTTCTTGCATGAGTTTACCATATTCAGTCCAACCACCAACGGAAGAACCATTCAAACTAGCAATAATGGGAATATCCACTTTTTCTTTAGCTTTGCGAATATGATCTAAATATTCTTCTGGTCCGACTCGGAAATTAGCGATGTTTGGGAAATAGGTTAAAGCTTCTGCAAAACTTTCTGTACCATAGCTTAAATGATGATGAAGTGCGGATTTTTCTAAGTTTAATTGTTCTTCAAATAGTGAGTGCATAACAACAGCACCTGCACCTGCATCTTCCATTAGTTTAATATTATCAATGTCTTCTGAAAGTGGAGACGCGGAGGGAACTAAGGGAGATTTTAATTCTAAACCTAAATATGTGGTAGTTAAGTTCATACATTTGGTAATGGGTAATTTTTTCTTTCTGTCTCCTGACTCCTGATATTAATTCAATTAAGATAAATGAACCACAGAGGCACAGAGGACACAGAGACAGAAAATCTCAAAAAATTTGGCGCATTTTCACAAAGAAATGGTATGACTCGTAATTTAGCTTTATTGTAATTTTCTGGCGGCTAAATATTGGTACATTTGCCAACGGGTGTTAACATCGAGTTGGGCTTCTTTGAGGAGTTCTTTTGCTGTTTCTGGGTTAATTTTGGTTAACATTTTAAAACGGTTTTCCATGTACATGGAATTTTCTATTGGTATGCGAGGGGTGCGAGAATCGAGTTGTAGGGGGTTTTCTCCCTGTTTAATGCGGTCGGGGTGATAGCGATATAATAACCAGCGTCCAGAGTCTACAGCGGCTTTTTGGTTTTGCATGGCTGTACTCATGTTGATACCGTGAGCAATACAATGGCTGTAGGCAATAATTAATGATGGACCTTCGTAAGCTTCGGCTTCTAAGAAAGTTTTCAGGGTTTGTTCATCTTTTGCGCCCATTGCTACACTAGCAACATAAACGTTACCGTAGGTCATAGCGATTAAACCTAAGTCTTTTTTAGTTGAGGGTTTACCACCTGCGGCGAATTTTGCTACTGCACCTTTAGGGGTAGATTTGGACATTTGACCGCCAGTATTAGAGTAAACTTCTGTGTCTAATACGAGAATATTAAGGTTGCGGCCACTAGCGATTACATGATCTAATCCACCGTAACCAATATCATATGCCCAACCGTCGCCACCAATGATCCAAACACTTTTTTTCACTAAATAATCAACGAGGGATTGAAGATTTTGGATTTTGGATTTTAGATTTGTTATATCATTTTTTGGTAGAGACTTTCCATGTAACGTCTCTACATTATTTAACATTTCATCTAGTTTTTCTTTCAGGATAGAAACTCGTTCTCGTTGAGAGTAAATATCCGATTCGTCTTTTTGTTCAGCGTTGAGGATATCTGTGACTAGGGTTTCACCTATTTGGGGTGCAAGTTGTTGGAGTAAATAAGCGGCAAATTCGGCTTGTTTGTCTATGGAAACCCGGAAACCTAAGCCAAATTCGGCGTTATCTTCAAATAGACTGTTAGACCAAGCAGGACCTCTACCTGCGGCATTTTTTGTCCAAGGTGTGGTGGGTAAGTTACCACCATAGATAGAGGAACAACCGGTGGCGTTGGCAACGATCATGCGATCGCCAAATAATTGTGTTACAAGTTTAATATAAGGTGTTTCTCCACATCCAGCACAAGCACCAGAAAACTCAAACAACGGTTCTTGCATTTGTTGTTGATTAATATGATTTAACTTTAAATTCCGTCTATCTGGGTTAGGCAGATTTAAGAAGAAATCCCAGTTTTCTCGTTCTTGTTCTCGCAATAGTTTTTGCGCTGCCATATTAATGGCTTTTTTGCGCGGTTCGGCTTTATTTTTGGCGGGACAAACATCAACACAAATACCACAACCTGTACAATCTTCTGCTGCTACTTGAATGGTAAACTTTAAATCATGCCAATCATGTTCTTTGGCATTTGCACTTTTAAAAGTTGTTGGGGCATTTTCTAATTCTTCTGGTGCATATACCTTAGCGCGAATGACACTATGAGGACACACCATCACACATTTACCACATTGAATACAAACGTCAGCATCCCACACCGGAATTTCTTCAGCAATGTTGCGTTTTTCCCATTTAGATGTTCCTGTGGGATATGTACCATCTACAGGTAATGCACTTACAGGTAAATCATCACCTTCACGGACTATCATTTTCCCTAATACATCACGAATAAAAGCAGGTGCATTATTGAGGATAGGTGAAATTTGAGTATTTTCTTGTTCCCTGTTCCCCGTTCCCCGTTCCCTAATTTCATGAAGATTTTCTAAGGTTTTATCAACTGCTTGCATATTCATTTGTACAAGTTCTTCGCCTTTTTTACCGTAGGTTTTACGAATAGATTTTTTAATTTCATCTATAGCTTCTTCTCTTGGTAAAACACCAGAAACAGCAAAGAAACAAACCTGCATAACGATGTTAATATGTCCACCCATTCCCGCTTCACGGGCGACTTTATAGGCATTAATGACATAGAATTTGAGATTTTTGTTAATTATCTCTGTTTGCATGGTGGTAGGTAATTTATCCCACACTTCATTTCTGTCATAATGTGAATTTAGTAAAAAAGTGCCACCAGGAATAATATCTTTCAATATCGGGAATTTCTCGATAAAATCCCATTGGTGACAAGCGACAAAGTTAGCTTTAGTAATTAAATAGGTAGAATGTATTGGTTGATCACCAAAGCGTAAATGAGAGACTGTGACAGAACCAGATTTTTTAGAATCGTAAACGAAATAACCTTGGGCATAATTATCTGTTTCTTCGCCAATAATTTTAATTGAGTTTTTATTTGCCCCCACTGTACCATCTGCACCTAAACCATAAAAAATTGCCCTAACTATATTGTCAGCTTCAATGTTAAATTCGGGATTATATGCTAAACTGGTATGGGTAACATCATCATTAATCCCGACAGTAAAATGATTTTTTGGTGTTTCTAAATCCAAATTATCAAATACCACTTTTACCATTGCTGGTGTAAATTCTTTAGAAGATAAACCATATCTTCCCCCCACAATCAATTTTAGATTTTGGATTTTGGATTTTGGATTTGCTTCTTGAATTGCAGTGATTACATCTACATATAAAGGTTCACCAATTGCCCCTGGTTCTTTTGTTCTATCTAAAACAGCAATTTTGCGAATAGTTTGGGGAAGAGAATCAATAAATCTTTGGGTATCAAAGGGACGATATAATCTAACTTTGATAACTCCGACTTTTTCACCTTGTTGATTGAGATAATCTACGGTTTCATGAACTGTTTCACAACCAGAACCCATGAGAATAATTATTTTTTCTGCTGCTGGATGTCCATGATAATCAAATAGTTGATATTTTCTCCCTATATTTTGGGCAAATTCATCCATTACCTGTTGAGTAATATCTGGACAAGCTGAATAAAAAGAGTTTACTGTTTCCCTGGCTTGAAAATAAACATCAGGGTTTTGGGCTGTTCCTCGTAATACCGGATGATCAGGTGTTAAAGCCCGTGAACGATGGGCAATTACTAACTCTATGGGAATAAATTTTTGTAAGTCTTCAGTTGTTAATATTTCTACTTTATTGACTTCGTGGGAAGTGCGAAAACCATCAAAAAAGTGTAAGTAAGGTATCCGAGATAATAAAGTTGCTTTTGTGGAAATTAGGGCAAAATCATGGGCTTCTTGCACAGAAGCAGCGCATAACATGGCAAAACCTGTGGTTCTTGCGGCCATGACATCACTATGATCTCCGAAAATGGAGAGGGATTGGGCTGCAAGCGATCGCGCCGCAATATGAAATACTGTAGGTGTAAGTTCACCGGCAATTTTGTACATATTTGGTAGCATCAACATTAACCCCTGAGATGCTGTAAAGGTTGTTGTCAGTGAACCAGTTTGTAAAGCCCCATGCACAGCACCTGCAACCCCCCCTTCACTCTGCAACTGCACCACCGCAGGAACAGTTCCCCAAATGTTCGGTTTTCCCTCACTCATCCAAGTATCAGACCATTCCGCCATCGGTGAAGATGGTGTAATCGGGTAAATGGCAATAACTTCGTTTAATTGGTAAACGACTTTAGCCACAGCTTCATTACCATCTATAGTTGCAAAGGGTTTCATTTTTATATTCCTTAACCTTAAATAACTACCAAAACATCCAGTCAGGATTCAGGAGTAAAACTAGTACCGCAGGGCGTTCGTCAAAAGTCAAAACGAATATACAATGAGCTTTCCAGTAGTTTGGAATGGTCTATTTATTTCCGCCGTGCTGTACTAGATAGGAACAAAATCCCAAATTATTAGTTTTAGGGAATAACTTTCTGCTGAGTTACTCTACCTTTTGACTTAAGTAGGTGGGCCTTAAAAATTGTCGTTGGGGCAAGGGAAAAGGGAACTCTTAACTGGGAACAGGAAGAGAGTTTTGAGTGATTTTACTTTTCTTCACATACCTTTAAATTTTTCTGTTCACCTACTTAGTAATTGATATGAATCCTTGTAACTATAACTATTAACAAAAGACTCAAATATCTGCTTTTTGTTTACTAGCTGTTCCAGGACTTTGACGGTTTTCTTTAATTAATCGGCTGTAAGTCCGTTGAGGAATATAGTGAATGGGATTGTAATCAATACAACGTAAAATCAGTACACAAGCCCAAGAATACCGTCCATCAGCAATAGCTTCAATGATATGATTGAACTGTTCGGGAGTGATGGCACTATGAAAATCGTTCTGAGCAGAAGAAGCTTGATAGTTCATAACTAACCCTGATCTAATCTTGTAGGATGGAAAGTTAATAATTCGTAAATATTCAGAACAGAAAATCTTTTTAGTCCAAACTAATTAGACTTTTATAGTCAAGTTTAGGAATTTTACTCCTGATTTGACAAGCCTTTTAAGTCCTGACTTTTTATCTCCTAAATTCCGAATAATAGGGAGAAATCAAGGGGATATTTGTGCAATCACAGCAATATATACAGATGATATGCACAGGATTTAATTCTCTTGGTGAATAACTTCGATATCTAAATTCGAGTATAGCGATAACTTACCGATTAAATATCAACATTATTTGTGGTTATGAGAGAATTTTATTAATTTTCTGTGAGGTTTTGTGAGCATTGGTATACATTCAATCAGTGATATCTCATTAGCAATTTGTAATCTAAATAGATTAAATCCTGCAATTTTTGAGTGTATAAATTGAAAAAATTACTGAA harbors:
- a CDS encoding substrate-binding domain-containing protein translates to MWQQQQKNPVIIKLALVVAIVTSPMVANFLISLPIQAESKNETPDFPLPEKVENGTVVKVDSSRNSLLVNKRLKENFETQFSGTKVEIAINGNEDAVKAVVNGKADIASLGRKLTPEEKAQGLKQVLVRREQIAIIVGMNNPFYDGLTTEQFAKVFRGEITDWSQLGNAKGNIRFIDRPFDSDTRNSFGEYSVFKSGQLLTGTNAVQMVEDNTPNIINELSNDGISYVLASQISKLPDVRVLKVQDLLPDNSKYPFFQSFVYVYKENPSPKVRDFLGFVLAKPGEESIKAAKEAEAIAIAARSIQTMSVPMANVSTAIPTVTSSETPTATPSVSQSPSLVIPTPETLVIPEPKKAEGETQLINPFDNPSMITKNMRFFLLMPLLLIAGLSTFLPLWLRRKKRTANSGASLELEKAQISSNPDSDSLPETMFTLSDSEAFASILNSNGNGLNGANSYKEDDDKEITAVSNIATIDVPQTTSPNNQIQKMPEINLDLNYDEVAWETEDPVIVVNSHFPQILNIHHQPINADISTNEVSNVPLEALERPVTKSNQKITSLSELLGITPTPVKPDNSVTEVLNLTQTPQPVSQSRQTQDLLSDLPIDLPFELGEALNAITSQITLNTPEIEEEIYPTPLHLPATNEAIAMELDAEIEAWTNINPINATGNTRIIFTPRTPKWAYLSWYISEDHQQALHNQGFTMLAIRVYDVTNLDLSYQRPQFDAQYECETAINDCYVPIPRGERDYMTEIGYVNRDNQWLCLARSGTVRIFSRPSTDFWVIVDTELVFYGFTEAGANVAIDGQKVKVNPDGTFKLTVPFVDNSVDYHITATSANREYTKTIDQKFFQEQKEG
- a CDS encoding PAS domain S-box protein codes for the protein MKVVTEVFIDQIKPLNPLVDGLNEKLIDLPSLHQIIDYSPVTISHDSYVMDALNLMNQVTVNHPTQEAKDYVLVVEGKKLQGIFTIKDVLRVVASNTNLSAMKMADVMNRPPITLKKSDYEHILTVLALLKQHGIQHLPIVDDEENLIGIVHEKDLLQSLNIEKIVGVLEALQENCADSHTKHTAINQELEVIRWQTYNYLQQWVKEEVADSVEINLQLQETLEELQIAEEELRQQNEQLIYSREITEAERQRYQNLFEFAPNGYLVTDSLGIIQQANYAAASLLSVRQNHLTGKPLVVYIAEQNRSQFVSQLKKLQHLQEWEINFQPRKGVLFYASVRVNPISDSEGKQTGLLWSITDISDSKKLEAALRQDSDVLETRVKERTAELVIANERLQQEIVEREQIQESLQESEARLTLALEAGKIGIWDWQIQINETLWSPNLGLMYGLPIDTLSPNCEEFLKLIYPEDRERFQKCVSASIEKKVDFVCEYRIVGGDSSLTWLSSRGKVYCNENGEPMRMIGTTRDISERKATEQQISEQAALLDIATDAIFVRDFQAQILFWNQGAEKIYGWKSQEVLDKNPRDIFYDSTSHEQEIIPLKTVVRLGSWQGELRKRTQSNQLIIVQSRWTLMLDTDGQPKSILTVDTDITEKKQLEEQFARAQQMEIHAKRMESIGTLAGGIAHNINNHLTPILGYAQLLKSKSSLDKDNCLQMLTTIEANAKKGAALVRQLLSFAKGVEIQYTIIQISDLIRDTIQIAKETFSFPQSITFFTDIPPKLWTVSGDKNELEQVLINLMVNAGHAMPNGGNLSISAENLYISEEMRRINHYAAVGNYIVITVEDTGTGMPPEILERIFEPFFTTKDIGKGTGLGLSTVLGTIKSHKGFINVDSEVGKGSKFKVFLPSVNQEVIALEPDYLEMYPGRGELILVVDDEPQVLEVTKNILESYNYQTITAKNGMEAIAIYARYKQQIRVVLMDMMMPEMDGSSAISNLKKINPQVKIIACSGRNIQNMLEPSNENQVPAILLKPYTNQELLETLSYVLKESGVRKKEERRKKKEE
- a CDS encoding ATP-dependent 6-phosphofructokinase produces the protein MKKRIGILTSGGDCPGLNCVIRAAVSHATRTFNWQVVGIPYATQGLLERKTVPLSIHGWDLRGIDPLLNMGGTILGSINKGDTLAHADEILAGYEAIALDALIIVGGDGSLEIIHQLAVLGHWNLIAIPKTIDHDVAFTEHSIGFDTAVNTIVDAINRLIFTAASHDRVMIIEVMGRNAGHLALHSGIAGGADVILIPEVPYTIQGICNHLTELREQWQKKFAIIVVAEGISVCTEDANNPSTCTTAKCGQGQYIAEKIANCSHHLIDTRVSVLGHIQRGGIPSALDRLTATMFGKVAIDLIAQNQYDQMLAWQNGKVVTFPIQDVIDKNPSLVDPQGDLVQTARSLGIYIGE
- a CDS encoding dihydroorotate dehydrogenase-like protein, which encodes MNLTTTYLGLELKSPLVPSASPLSEDIDNIKLMEDAGAGAVVMHSLFEEQLNLEKSALHHHLSYGTESFAEALTYFPNIANFRVGPEEYLDHIRKAKEKVDIPIIASLNGSSVGGWTEYGKLMQEAGASALELNIYYVPTDPDLSSHDIEQNYLDILTSVKAAVTIPVAVKLSPYFTNTANIAKRLDHAGADGLVLFNRFYQPDINLENLEVEPHVLLSTPQAMRLPLRWIAILYGHIQGSLAATSGIHNAHDVIKMLMVGANVTMLCSILLREGINHIQCLEKDLREWMKIHEYESVKQMQGSMSQLKCPNPSAFERAQYMKALQTYNPDLGRVYTPS